TGCAAAGCTATAGGCATCTACCTTGTGGTTATAATGTTTCTTCTCTCCCTGCCTCAGTGTTACCGTACTGTAGAGCTGGTAAAAAATAAAGGGTTATTAATATCAAATGCGTGAACCAGTCACCAACAGGTAGAAGTGGCAGAACATACAGGCTGGGGTGGGAAAGGGCAATTCTAATACACAGCTGGGTTTGTCTGTCAACAAAATTCAGTCCATTTATTTGAACTTTGTAAGTTAAAAAGTGCATAGTTGAAAGAAGAAAcctaatttatataataaagcaGTTCAGaaggttttaaacttttaaaaacacTTCTAGTCACTTTCGAGCCGTTTGACCCGTTTCTATTTAAACTAAGTTCTGACTTTCACCAGTTTGACTGGTGGGGTATAAAAACACAGGCTCTCTTTATGAGAGCCAAAATCATAAGCAAAAAAGCCAAATAAGGATGAGCAAAACCCAGGTAAGGATAAGCAAAAAAGCAAAGTGAATAATTATCGAACAAAATAGATTACCTCTGGAGCCATCCAACGATAAGTTCCAGTTTCTGCAGTCATCATCTCTGTTAATGATTCTTCTCTTGCCAAGCCAAAATCAGCAAGTTTCACACATTTGTGATCTGCTGTCAGCAGCAAGTTTTCTGAAACACAACAAATTTTAATGTGAACGAAAATCATAGATCCATTTTCTACAAGACTCatgaatttggtttttttttttggaacgggGTGTTTTTGATCAATAAGATCCATTGGAAAGATTAAACATATAGTTCAGCCAGTTCACTAGATAGTTGTACTCTAAATTGTGAATAGAATCCATGTATCCAATTTTAAACAAtccaataatatataattgcAATATGAAACAAAGAATAATGCAGCTTACCAGGCTTTAAATCACGATGAATGATCCCATGTGCATGTAAGCATTCTATTGCACGAGCTATATCAAGTGCAAATCCCAAAGCTACACGGGTATCCAACCCCCTTGGCCGCATATTCACCAAGTACTTCCGTAATGTCCCACCAGTAAGTAGTTCGGTTACAATAACCATGATTGGTGCCTTGCAAGCTCCAATAAACTGTGATCACAAGTAACTCGTGTTTTAGTGTCTGCTATTTAAGTACCATCAAAATTCTATATTTTGTATTTCATATTATCAAAACATTACCTTTACTAAATTCTTGTGTTGAACTTTAGACAACATTGCAATTTCTCGCCCAAAACGACcttcaattttttcaatttcttcTGGTGTGTCACCTCTGTTTATGATCTTAATAGCAACATGCTGATTTTTATACCTGGCGAAATACGTacagttgaaaaagaaaaaaatcataACCTGAGGGGAGTTTAAATATGACTATAGACTAACTATCAAAAGGATCTATTAACCACAAACAACCATAACTTGGCCTAAAGGCAAGCCCAGAGGGTCTAAGATGATACCCCAGTTTGAACCTCACCAAGTAAACATCTTGGGACCACCATGGAAAAATTCTAGGGAAAAGCCAAAAAGGTCTAAAAAACGGCCACAAAAATACCGGTTAGGCTGCATACATCAAAGTCCAACTAGCCTAAATTCGGATCCCTCTCCATATATTTACCATAAAGTCCAACATTATAGCCAACATAATATTTCAAATATCAACAATCAATGAGATCACATCTTAGCAATTATcacaaacaacaaaaataacatcACATCACATTATAATCaacaacaattaaaaaaaaatcatgatttCTTTTGTAACTTACTTTCCCTCATAAACTTTTGCATGTCCACCTTCACCAATCTTTGGACCAACAAAAAGTTGTTTTGGATCAATCAGCCATCTTGCTTCCAAACTAAAATCTCCTTCTGAGTAAAACCCATTTTCTGATCCCATTTTCTACCTCCAAATCTTCACTCAGGGCTTTTCACAAACACCTTAAATgcttgttaaaaaaatatttataaaaaaaaaaaaaaacaccttaAATGCACTATTTCAGAACCacattttttaacttaaaataagaaagaaaaagaattcaAGATCATCAACACAAAGTCACAAAAAAGTCCAAACTTCCCTAAAAACagtaaatttaaattaaataaataaaccccattaaatatgaaatgataaatattaaaaagtttgaagctttttttattttggagAGTTTGTGTTGCGTGTTCTTGATCGGCAAAGATAAGGGAAAGCAAGTGCAAGTCTTTCTGACAAAAAACTGTGAATGTATTATTTAAGTCATTATATATTTAGGTGAGAAAATAAGGAAattatattattcttttaaaaatagaaataatatatTCTAAAAATTTTTGATTAGTTTTTTCGTATATAACGACAATATATAGATTCTTATGGACTTGTCACTTGGTCACAATTAAGAGATATCAATTTTGTCCTGATGGTgattattatttacttttatttaaaaaattgtgaTATAGATTTGATTTGTGTAATTGTGGATGGAAAATCATATATTATAGTTGAAGATTATAATATTGTGGGAGTCTATTTAAATATTGTTACATGTTACAAATTTGATACGTGTTAACATATTGTCATTTATTTAATTGAGATAATATTGGAATTGAATTgactatataaaatttaagcATATTTTATTGAATATAGGTCAAATTTATAAagttgtaaagaaaaaaaatggatcAAGCACGTTAAtaagttaagatttgaaaagaaaaatatatatatatatctaagtgtCAAAAAGATCTTAATTAGTCTAtactaaaattaaaacttttattattttaaagctACTTGTCATATTAACTACTTATGAATATGAATGTAATTaatgaaaacttaaaaagaaaatgttatgGTTGTAACAACATACTAAATAcgggtgtttgttattgtgatcataaaacaaaatgtgcttttttaaaataaattatgcgtttttgaaaaagcatgcagGTACATGCTTCTATAAAACTGTGTTTTCATAgccgataatcactttttcatacaaacactttttcagATTATCTgcattttacaaacgtaataataatcactttataacgcaataccaaacacccctctTAGTGACTCACGGGTAAAACAATTAAAGCAACGGCGTTGTATTTTATCTTATTAACTCATTTTGTCTTTGCTTTTTACGGTTTACATCTTGAATCTCACTCATCaactttaaagttttattttagttatataacgagatatgtcacccgggcgttgcTCCGGGACATATTACATTTGttaatgatttaataaaaaatattattcaagagataatgtgtcataaactttttgaaaaaaacacgtattattcaaattatttaaaactgacatttgtcaattaaaaaatgaactgtaaaagttttgtgtgaaagtgaaagtcgttcacataaaagtttagtgctaaaagtgtaatagatttaaatgttgtggtgaaaataaaagaaaatcaaaaagtataaaaatttggtgctaaaagtataaggggttaaaatgttgtggtgaaaataaaatgaatagaaagtttattattctttacaagttttcccgtacatttctttttaatatatgtgttaaaagtttgttggtaaagtgtaagaggttaaaatgttgtagttaaaataaaagattatcaaaaagtagaaaaacttagtgttaaaagtgtaaggggTTAAGatattatggtgaaaataaaaagattaaaaagtttactaagaattatcaaagttttgttctaaaagtgtaaagagtgaaactattgtgataaaaataaaaaataaaataaaaagtatgttATTCTATACACGTTTTCacgtaccttaaaataaaaaaaataaaaaactataaaagtttaatgctaaaagtgtaaaaagttaaaatattgtagtgaaaataaaaagaatacaaagtttactaaaaaatattatagtttagtgctaaaattgtaaagattgaaagttttgtgttgaaaataaaaagaataaaaagtttactaaaaagtattatagtttggtgctaaaagtgtaaagattgaaacttctgtggtgaaagtaaaaagaataaaaaatatactattattaaaaaatattatagtttagtgctaaatgtgtaaagattaaaagttttgtggtgaaaataaatagaacaaaaattttactaaaaattatagtttagtgttaaaaatgtaaagattgaaacttatgtggtgaaaataaaagaaataaaaaatatactattctttacacgttaaaaagtattatagtttagtgctaaaagtgtaaagattgaaacttctgtggtgaaagtaaaaagaataaaaagtatactatcactaaaaaatattataatttagtgctaaaagtgtaaagatagaaagttttgtggttaaaataaataaaacaaaaagtttactaaaaagtattataatttggtgctaaaaatgtaaagattgaaacttatttggtgaaaataaaaaataaaaaatatactattctttacacgctaaaaagtattatagtttagtgctaaaagtgtaaagattgaaacttctgtggtgaaagtaaaaagaataaaaagtatactatcactaaaaaatattataatttagtgctaaaagtgtaaagatagaaagttttgtggttaaaataaatagaacaaaaagtttactaaaaagtattataatttggtgctaaaaatgtaaatattgaaacttatttggtgaaaataaaaaataaaaaatatactattctttacacgctaAAAAGgttaataaaagtattataatttagtgttaaaagtgtaaagattgaaacttctgtgatgaaagtaaaaagaataaaaagtataccattactaaaaaatattatagtttagtgctaaaagtgtaaagattgaaagttttgtggtgaaaataaatagaacaaaaagtttactaaaaagtattatagtttagtgttaaaaatgtaaagattgaaacttatgtggtgaaaataaataaaaaataaaaaagttagtaTTCTTTACACGGATTAcgaaactttatttttaatatatattataatatgaaTGGGGTAATTTCAATATTCCATTTGAATCGAATTCCTTTCAATATTGTAACCAAACATGAAATGAAATTAGATTCCAATTTTAAcaaatttctttaaattttatgaaCCAAACGCGTCTTAAGATTCAAGGTGATTTTATTaagcaaatatgatattttgttgcTATTTATATGAAAGTTTGAATATTAatacaaacaatttttttacCATCAAATATCAATTGAAAATGGAAGGTTTAAAATTTAAGGATGCATAAGCATCTACAAGATATCATAggcatatgtatgtatacacaCGAATAATTCCCACAAAATGATTTACTAATTACTGAAATAAAACCCACACAATGCTGGTGGTCCTTGATTTACCATGATGTTAGTGCATAGTAACTGGGAAAACTAATACTACAAATGAACCTTGATTATACAAATACACTCGGACATCCATAAACTCATCGATTATACTGGTAACttacaaaaacaatattacAGAGAAACCCTGATTTTACATTACCTGAATCTGAATGAATGTCCTCTCAACTTCATTTGCCTATATCCTTCCCAACATTTACCGAGCGCCACTAGAGACATGAACATAGACATGGCATAGCTAGGCCGGGATTCAATCACTACGTAAATCTATAGCCTAAATGTATCTCGATATGTGAATCTACAATTCTACAAATAGCTTTTGGGAATTTCTTCTTCCAACTCCTTGAAATCCCAAGCATCATCCACCGAGTATTCACCTGTAAGGACATTGCAATATCACCTCAAATCTCAATGCACAAAGTATGGATACAAATGATCCGCTTTGAAAATATGAACATTGCAATTTGAGTTACTTCATCAAACGAGTATGAACTACAAGGCACAAAATAAAGGGTATGCGGTAGCAGTACACAGAagtttagaggtggcaaaacgGGCAGCTTGGCAGGTTAGGTGATATGCCTTCATGGGTTCAGGTCTAAATGCACAGCTTTCTAGTACGGGTTAAGTTGGGCCAGGTCTAAATGCCCCAGCTTGCTAGTACGGGTTAAGTATGGCTTTATGCATTTTCGATACACATTAGTTGAAGTTTGATCCCCTTTACCCACTCAACCCATTTGCAGTATTGCTAAATATGTTTAATCTACCAACGTGAGTCATTAGAGAAGAAATATAACCCACATGACAAATGAATTCTAATTGCCGCTTGTATCTAGGAAAAATAAATGAATCACTAAACTTAAATTATGCATTACCAATGGAATCTCTTCGAAGAGCTGTCATATGAGCACAACTGCGAGAAAAATAACATAATCAGGATTCAGGACTAATATCTTAGTTACCAAAACCAGGTGGTATAAGTATCATTAGACTACCTGTTGAGAGCCTTGGCAAAATCAGCACAAAGGGATCGGATATATGTCCCTTTTGAGCATGTCACTCTGAAAATCACATTTTGTCTGCAACCACAAAGAGGAAGGTCATAAGATAATGGTAGTAAAGTAACCAAGGGGGTGTTTAAATGTGCATTTGAAGTGATACTTGCAACTTCAAATCAATCTTAAGTggttaccaaaaaaaaaaaaaaatcgttgaaatcaatgttaattaaaatcaacGGTGATTaatctgattttgatatatttatttgatttgcCACTCAAAATATGAAAATCTAAACACCTGATAATACTGATCATTTAAGATCGATGTTGCACGTTACAGGACATTGGATAGAAAACTGGATATCCAGCATTTCAACTAACCTGTCTTCAAGACTTCGCTCAACATCAAATTGGAAGATTGATATCCGTCTTGGTGAAAGTTCAATACTTTCTCCTCTTCTTGCCTTCTCATATAGCCTTTCGCCACCAACCTATAGTGAACGCTACTTATCAGTGGATTAATATTAGATGTGGCAAAACGAACAGGACAGGAGGCTTGGGTAAGGAGTCGAATAGGCTGAGTCGGACAGATCCATAAAcactttatttgttttttttttttattgagttttaaatgGTCAATCTATTAATTATGATTAATGAAACTATAttacaaagataatgaaatcacaaaataaaatgatttagaaggTTTGTGCATTGTGAATCACTCTGAGTAACCTTTTGACCTAATTGAACTGTTCAATCTGTTTTCATTTGAGAGAATTCATTGAACTTACCCAGTGACTCATTAGAAGCAAAGCATAACCCATTGTTTTCTATGAACGGTTGGTTCTAAACTGCAACCTCTAGTAATATCATTCATGCAATCAAATGAACTCAGGCTATTGATTATTGGTATATATGTCAGTCCAAGCAGTTCACTTTGGAAAATATGTAGCTCAGAATGTACAAAGTTTGATATATTGACATGGACTGAAACTCAAACAAGAATTACATGTTTAATATACAAGCTTCTAATAGAAATAGCAGTAAGACTCACTTTTATGGCAGAGAACATTGGGGGGACTTGCCATATTTCCCCACAAAATGATGCAGCGGTTTTCTTTATTACATCATCTTTGATGTGCTCCCATTGTTCACGTTGTATTACCGGTGAGTCAGCATCAAGGGTTGAGGTAGCTTCCCCTAAA
The Erigeron canadensis isolate Cc75 chromosome 2, C_canadensis_v1, whole genome shotgun sequence DNA segment above includes these coding regions:
- the LOC122589124 gene encoding serine/threonine-protein kinase STY13-like → MGSENGFYSEGDFSLEARWLIDPKQLFVGPKIGEGGHAKVYEGKYKNQHVAIKIINRGDTPEEIEKIEGRFGREIAMLSKVQHKNLVKFIGACKAPIMVIVTELLTGGTLRKYLVNMRPRGLDTRVALGFALDIARAIECLHAHGIIHRDLKPENLLLTADHKCVKLADFGLAREESLTEMMTAETGTYRWMAPELYSTVTLRQGEKKHYNHKVDAYSFAIVLWELIHNKMPFEGMSNLQAAYAAAFKNVRPSADDLPEDLALIVTSCWKEDPNARPNFSQIIQMLLHYLSNTNSPPSETATIPPRMFNVFIPDSPGTSTLISKEETPKTPMQNSSGGPFSCFYQCCW